In Curtobacterium sp. L6-1, a genomic segment contains:
- a CDS encoding Rossmann-like and DUF2520 domain-containing protein, with protein sequence MRAGRLGVGIVGAGRVGPVLGAALANAEHAVVGITAVSAAGRDRAEAMLPGAPVLGTPELVERSELVLLAVSDDQLPSLVQGLADAGIWQPGQLVVHTSPDHGVDVLAPAMRSGAIPLAIHPAMAFTGTSVDLARLRDAYCAVTAPAPVLPIAQALVVEMGAEPFVVAEQDRPAYADAVRAAVSFSTAIVDQSAGTLAGIGVEHPGRVLGALVRSAVDNALTAADGQSVL encoded by the coding sequence GTGAGGGCGGGACGACTCGGCGTCGGCATCGTCGGCGCCGGACGGGTCGGCCCCGTGCTCGGCGCCGCGCTCGCGAACGCCGAGCATGCCGTCGTCGGGATCACCGCCGTCTCCGCGGCCGGCCGCGACCGCGCCGAGGCGATGCTGCCCGGCGCACCCGTGCTCGGCACCCCCGAGCTCGTCGAGCGCAGCGAGCTCGTGCTCCTCGCCGTCTCGGACGACCAGCTGCCGTCGCTCGTGCAGGGCCTGGCGGACGCGGGCATCTGGCAGCCGGGGCAGCTCGTCGTGCACACGAGCCCCGACCACGGCGTCGACGTCCTGGCGCCGGCGATGCGGTCCGGCGCCATCCCCCTCGCGATCCACCCGGCGATGGCGTTCACCGGGACGAGCGTCGACCTCGCCCGGCTCCGCGACGCCTACTGCGCCGTGACCGCCCCCGCACCGGTGCTGCCCATCGCCCAAGCGCTCGTCGTCGAGATGGGTGCCGAGCCGTTCGTCGTCGCCGAGCAGGACCGCCCCGCGTACGCCGACGCCGTCCGCGCGGCGGTGAGCTTCTCGACCGCGATCGTCGACCAGTCCGCCGGCACGCTCGCCGGCATCGGCGTGGAGCACCCCGGGCGCGTGCTCGGCGCGCTCGTGCGCTCGGCCGTCGACAACGCGCTGACCGCGGCCGACGGGCAGTCGGTGCTCTGA
- a CDS encoding amino-acid N-acetyltransferase: protein MTEHGRHAFSERDEHGILVRPALASDVPHIQRLIAPYVDRRILLGKENVALYGSIQQFRIAEGPDGVPIGCGALAVFWDDLAEVRTLALDQDWIHKRVGHRMLEALEHDARELGVARIFCLTFEVDFFTKHGYLEIGETVVPPEVYAELVRSSDEGVAEFLDLARVKPNTLGNTRMLKIL, encoded by the coding sequence ATGACTGAGCACGGACGGCACGCCTTCTCCGAACGGGACGAGCACGGGATCCTGGTGCGGCCCGCGCTGGCGTCCGACGTCCCGCACATCCAGCGGCTCATCGCGCCCTACGTCGACCGGCGCATCCTGCTCGGCAAGGAGAACGTCGCGCTGTACGGCTCGATCCAGCAGTTCCGGATCGCCGAGGGACCCGACGGCGTCCCCATCGGCTGCGGCGCCCTCGCGGTGTTCTGGGACGACCTCGCCGAGGTCCGGACCCTGGCGCTCGACCAGGACTGGATCCACAAGCGCGTCGGGCACCGGATGCTCGAGGCCCTCGAGCACGACGCCCGTGAGCTCGGGGTCGCTCGGATCTTCTGCCTGACGTTCGAGGTCGACTTCTTCACCAAGCACGGGTACCTCGAGATCGGCGAGACCGTCGTGCCGCCCGAGGTGTACGCCGAACTGGTCCGCTCGTCGGACGAAGGGGTCGCGGAGTTCCTCGACCTCGCCCGGGTCAAGCCGAACACCCTCGGCAACACCCGCATGCTGAAGATCCTCTGA
- a CDS encoding NAD(+)/NADH kinase, whose amino-acid sequence MEQPVVGLVVHPSKNVQESVDILDRWNASGAGRLMARRIDAARLRSDIDVVDDDEFTDRVDLVVALGGDGTMLGAMRLVARRPVPVLGVNYGNVGFLVEIEPPELEAALERLSAGEYQLEPHHALEARLSWGGARTDYLAFNDITIVRRPGAGQVSADLSVGGLGYGYYRADAIVAATPAGSTAYNYAAGGPVLSPALSGSVVTPVAPMAGIDRSVVLAARERYRFDIAEGTRSAALEVDGLVVGEVATGAQLEVRLRKDAGSVVRLDAERHGRTGRLKLGLLDLPLRPDQLIELIPHDLRQKLHRETED is encoded by the coding sequence ATGGAGCAGCCCGTCGTCGGCCTCGTCGTCCACCCCTCGAAGAACGTGCAGGAGTCCGTCGACATCCTGGACCGCTGGAACGCGTCCGGCGCCGGGCGGCTGATGGCCCGACGGATCGACGCAGCCCGGCTCCGGAGCGACATCGACGTGGTCGACGACGACGAGTTCACCGACCGGGTGGACCTCGTCGTGGCCCTGGGCGGGGACGGCACCATGCTCGGGGCGATGCGCCTCGTCGCCCGGCGCCCGGTCCCGGTGCTCGGGGTCAACTACGGCAACGTCGGCTTCCTGGTGGAGATCGAACCGCCGGAGCTCGAGGCCGCGCTCGAACGGCTGTCGGCGGGCGAGTACCAGCTCGAGCCGCACCACGCCCTCGAGGCCCGTCTGTCCTGGGGTGGCGCGCGGACCGACTACCTGGCGTTCAACGACATCACGATCGTCCGTCGTCCGGGAGCGGGCCAGGTGTCCGCCGACCTCAGCGTGGGCGGGCTCGGCTACGGCTACTACCGGGCCGACGCGATCGTGGCCGCCACCCCCGCGGGCTCCACCGCCTACAACTACGCCGCGGGCGGCCCCGTCCTCTCCCCCGCGCTCTCCGGGTCCGTCGTGACCCCGGTCGCCCCGATGGCCGGCATCGACCGCTCCGTCGTGCTCGCCGCCCGGGAGCGCTACCGCTTCGACATCGCCGAGGGCACCCGCAGTGCCGCCCTCGAGGTCGACGGGCTCGTCGTGGGCGAGGTCGCGACCGGAGCCCAGCTCGAGGTCCGCCTGCGGAAGGACGCCGGCAGCGTGGTCCGGCTCGACGCCGAGCGGCACGGACGCACCGGGCGACTCAAGCTCGGCCTCCTCGACCTGCCCCTGCGTCCCGACCAGCTCATCGAGCTGATCCCGCACGACCTGCGGCAGAAGCTCCACCGCGAGACCGAGGACTGA
- a CDS encoding PH domain-containing protein — MPRERLDESGLGLHDVSWTRVSAKLVWTDLVGTVLVGGIVTAGLVLLGVASGGTGGTAGLVWFLIGAAVGIVTLVTALLTPRRIRSIGYALRDDDLVLRRGLMWQRFTAVPYGRLQLVDVNRGPLDRALGMSELKFVTAAASSNIRIPGIPAGQADELRDRLVELAESRRAGL, encoded by the coding sequence ATGCCGCGCGAACGACTCGACGAGAGCGGCCTCGGCCTGCACGACGTCAGCTGGACGCGGGTCTCCGCGAAGCTGGTCTGGACCGACCTGGTCGGGACCGTCCTGGTGGGCGGCATCGTGACCGCGGGGCTCGTGCTCCTCGGTGTCGCGAGCGGCGGCACGGGCGGCACGGCGGGCCTCGTCTGGTTCCTCATCGGGGCCGCGGTCGGCATCGTCACGCTCGTCACCGCCCTCCTCACCCCGCGGCGCATCCGCTCCATCGGCTACGCGCTGCGCGACGACGACCTCGTCCTCCGCCGCGGGCTGATGTGGCAGCGCTTCACCGCGGTGCCCTACGGCCGCCTGCAGCTCGTCGACGTGAACCGGGGACCGCTCGACCGGGCGCTCGGGATGAGCGAGCTGAAGTTCGTCACCGCGGCGGCGTCGTCGAACATCCGCATCCCGGGCATCCCCGCCGGCCAGGCCGACGAGCTGCGCGACCGGCTGGTCGAGCTCGCCGAGTCCCGGCGCGCCGGACTGTAG
- a CDS encoding ATP-dependent Clp protease ATP-binding subunit, whose product MFERFTDRARRVVVLAQEEAKMLNHNYIGTEHILLGLIHEGEGVAAKALESLGISLDAVREQVQDIIGQGQQQPTGHIPFTPRAKKVLELSLREALQLGHNYIGTEHILLGLIREGEGVAAQVLVKLGADLNRVRQQVIQLLSGYQGKEAVAVGGEQQQNAQQGSQVLDQFGRNLTQAARDGKLDPVIGREKEMERVMQILSRRSKNNPVLIGEPGVGKTAVVEGLAQAIVKGDVPETLKDKQLYSLDLGSLIAGSRYRGDFEERLKKVTKEIRTRGDIIVFIDEIHTLVGAGAAEGAIDAASILKPLLARGELQTIGATTLDEYRKHFEKDAALERRFQSVQVNEPSLPHTINILKGLRDKYEAFHKVSITDGAIVSAANLADRYVQDRFLPDKAIDLIDEAGARLRLSILSAPPELREFDEKISTVRGQKEAAIEEQDFEKAASLRDEEKKLLGERLRLEKQWRAGDVAASGTVDEGIIAEVLAQATGIPVFKLTEEETSRLVFMEKALHQRVIGQEEAISALSKTIRRTRAGLKDPNRPSGSFIFAGPTGVGKTELAKALAEFLFDDEGALISLDMSEFGEKHTVSRLFGAPPGFVGFEEGGQLTEKVRRKPFSVVLFDEIEKAHPDIFNSLLQVLEEGRLTDGQGRVVDFKNTVIIMTTNLGSQGIAGGPVGFQVEGDSAVGYDRMRSKVNEELKKHFKPEFLNRVDDTIVFPQLSQSELLQIVDLFVKRLADRLLDRDMTVELTLPAKEQLIKVGFDPALGARPLRRAMQHEVEDQLSEHILQGELTAGDHVKVDFRDGKFDFETGRQPGREEVLAGAPSLEKAPEAPTGEIEG is encoded by the coding sequence ATGTTCGAGAGATTCACCGACCGGGCCCGTCGTGTTGTCGTCCTCGCTCAAGAAGAAGCGAAGATGCTCAACCACAACTACATCGGTACGGAGCACATCCTCCTCGGCCTCATCCACGAGGGCGAGGGCGTCGCCGCCAAGGCGCTGGAGTCGCTCGGTATCTCCCTCGATGCCGTCCGCGAGCAGGTGCAGGACATCATCGGGCAGGGCCAGCAGCAGCCGACCGGGCACATCCCGTTCACGCCGCGCGCCAAGAAGGTCCTCGAGCTGTCCCTGCGCGAAGCGCTGCAGCTCGGCCACAACTACATCGGGACCGAGCACATCCTGCTCGGCCTCATCCGCGAGGGCGAGGGTGTCGCAGCCCAGGTCCTCGTCAAGCTCGGCGCCGACCTGAACCGGGTCCGTCAGCAGGTCATCCAGCTCCTGTCCGGCTACCAGGGCAAGGAAGCGGTCGCCGTCGGCGGCGAGCAGCAGCAGAATGCCCAGCAGGGTTCGCAGGTCCTCGACCAGTTCGGTCGGAACCTCACCCAGGCTGCGCGCGACGGCAAGCTCGACCCCGTCATCGGGCGCGAGAAGGAGATGGAGCGGGTCATGCAGATCCTCTCCCGCCGCTCCAAGAACAACCCCGTCCTGATCGGTGAGCCCGGCGTGGGCAAGACCGCCGTCGTCGAGGGCCTCGCCCAGGCGATCGTCAAGGGCGACGTGCCCGAGACGCTGAAGGACAAGCAGCTCTACTCCCTCGACCTCGGGTCGCTCATCGCCGGGTCCCGCTACCGCGGTGACTTCGAGGAGCGCCTCAAGAAGGTCACGAAGGAGATCCGCACCCGCGGCGACATCATCGTCTTCATCGACGAGATCCACACGCTCGTCGGTGCCGGCGCTGCCGAGGGTGCGATCGACGCGGCCTCCATCCTCAAGCCGCTCCTCGCCCGCGGTGAGCTCCAGACCATCGGTGCCACCACGCTCGACGAGTACCGCAAGCACTTCGAGAAGGACGCCGCACTCGAGCGCCGCTTCCAGTCGGTGCAGGTCAACGAGCCGTCGCTGCCGCACACCATCAACATCCTCAAGGGCCTCCGCGACAAGTACGAGGCGTTCCACAAGGTGTCCATCACCGACGGGGCGATCGTCTCCGCGGCGAACCTGGCGGACCGCTACGTGCAGGACCGCTTCCTGCCGGACAAGGCCATCGACCTGATCGACGAGGCCGGCGCCCGCCTGCGCCTGTCGATCCTGTCCGCACCGCCGGAGCTCCGCGAGTTCGACGAGAAGATCTCGACGGTCCGCGGTCAGAAGGAAGCGGCCATCGAGGAGCAGGACTTCGAGAAGGCAGCGAGCCTGCGCGACGAGGAGAAGAAGCTCCTCGGCGAGCGTCTCCGCCTCGAGAAGCAGTGGCGTGCCGGTGACGTCGCCGCGTCCGGCACCGTCGACGAGGGCATCATCGCCGAGGTCCTGGCGCAGGCCACGGGCATCCCGGTGTTCAAGCTCACCGAGGAGGAGACCTCGCGTCTCGTCTTCATGGAGAAGGCCCTGCACCAGCGCGTCATCGGTCAGGAGGAGGCCATCTCGGCACTCTCCAAGACCATCCGCCGCACCCGTGCCGGCCTGAAGGACCCGAACCGTCCCTCGGGCTCGTTCATCTTCGCCGGCCCCACGGGCGTCGGCAAGACCGAGCTCGCCAAGGCGCTCGCGGAGTTCCTGTTCGACGACGAGGGTGCACTGATCTCCCTCGACATGTCGGAGTTCGGCGAGAAGCACACCGTCTCGCGCCTGTTCGGTGCCCCTCCCGGGTTCGTCGGGTTCGAGGAGGGCGGACAGCTCACCGAGAAGGTGCGCCGCAAGCCGTTCTCCGTGGTCCTGTTCGACGAGATCGAGAAGGCCCACCCGGACATCTTCAACTCGCTGCTGCAGGTCCTCGAAGAGGGTCGTCTGACCGATGGTCAGGGCCGCGTGGTCGACTTCAAGAACACCGTCATCATCATGACCACGAACCTCGGTTCGCAGGGCATCGCGGGTGGCCCGGTGGGCTTCCAGGTCGAGGGTGACTCGGCCGTCGGCTACGACCGCATGCGCTCGAAGGTGAACGAGGAGCTCAAGAAGCACTTCAAGCCCGAGTTCCTCAACCGTGTCGACGACACGATCGTGTTCCCGCAGCTCTCGCAGTCCGAGCTGCTGCAGATCGTGGACCTGTTCGTGAAGCGCCTGGCGGACCGTCTGCTCGACCGCGACATGACCGTCGAGCTGACGCTGCCGGCCAAGGAGCAGCTCATCAAGGTCGGGTTCGACCCGGCACTCGGTGCTCGCCCCCTGCGCCGCGCGATGCAGCACGAGGTCGAGGACCAGCTGTCCGAGCACATCCTGCAGGGTGAGCTCACGGCGGGCGACCACGTGAAGGTCGACTTCCGCGACGGCAAGTTCGACTTCGAGACCGGGCGTCAGCCGGGCCGCGAGGAGGTCCTCGCGGGCGCTCCCTCGCTCGAGAAGGCGCCCGAGGCGCCGACCGGCGAGATCGAGGGCTAG
- a CDS encoding sigma-70 family RNA polymerase sigma factor, translating to MAIATAAPSTTSRRTKKAATKTTSAEATTLDTVAEVEADEQLAGVRGASVDQVGDYLRHIGRLALLTAEEEADIARRIEVGLFAEEKLHTEPGLEKSLERELRWLVRDGERAKERMITSNLRLVVSIAKRYSQRGLPFMDVIQEGNLGLVRAVEKFDFTQGYKFSTYATWWIRQAISRGLADKARTIRIPVHTVELINKISRTERDLTVDLGRAPMPEEVAAELSMSVEELVDLKGRSHEPVSIHTVVGDSDDSELGDFIEDEDAASPNELTETTLLHRDIRSIVAELPSDEANVIRMRYGLDDDKPMTLDEISKIVHTTRQAVSRVESRAKLRLFAKAVSQDMQLYLTE from the coding sequence ATGGCGATCGCAACGGCCGCACCCAGCACCACCTCGCGCCGCACCAAGAAGGCAGCGACCAAGACCACCTCCGCCGAGGCCACCACGCTCGACACCGTCGCCGAGGTCGAGGCGGACGAGCAGCTCGCCGGCGTCCGCGGAGCCTCCGTCGACCAGGTCGGCGACTACCTCCGCCACATCGGCCGCCTCGCGCTCCTCACCGCCGAGGAAGAGGCGGACATCGCCCGTCGCATCGAGGTCGGCCTGTTCGCCGAGGAGAAGCTCCACACCGAGCCGGGCCTCGAGAAGTCCCTCGAGCGCGAACTGCGCTGGCTGGTCCGCGACGGTGAGCGCGCCAAGGAGCGCATGATCACCTCGAACCTCCGCCTCGTCGTGAGCATCGCCAAGCGCTACTCGCAGCGCGGGCTGCCGTTCATGGACGTCATCCAGGAGGGGAACCTCGGCCTGGTCCGTGCGGTCGAGAAGTTCGACTTCACGCAGGGCTACAAGTTCTCCACCTACGCCACCTGGTGGATCCGCCAGGCGATCTCGCGTGGTCTCGCCGACAAGGCGCGCACGATCCGCATCCCGGTGCACACCGTCGAGCTGATCAACAAGATCTCGCGCACCGAGCGTGACCTCACCGTCGACCTCGGCCGTGCGCCGATGCCGGAGGAAGTGGCCGCCGAGCTGAGCATGAGCGTCGAGGAACTCGTCGACCTCAAGGGCCGCTCGCACGAGCCCGTCTCGATCCACACGGTGGTCGGCGACTCCGACGACAGCGAACTCGGTGACTTCATCGAGGACGAGGACGCCGCGAGCCCGAACGAGCTCACCGAGACGACGCTCCTGCACCGCGACATCCGCTCCATCGTCGCCGAACTGCCGAGCGACGAGGCCAACGTGATCCGCATGCGCTACGGCCTGGACGACGACAAGCCGATGACGCTCGACGAGATCTCGAAGATCGTGCACACGACCCGTCAGGCCGTGAGCCGTGTCGAGTCGCGCGCCAAGCTGCGTCTGTTCGCCAAGGCGGTCTCGCAGGACATGCAGCTGTACCTGACCGAGTAG
- a CDS encoding PH domain-containing protein, with protein MTFRPDAPLPAPPRKGDAVAAAPLTDGEWHRLHPLTPLLKGGIFLVVILGYVLNNLRDQIVEVFIPGEGGPQEDGDPVRYVYEHGVVGWVLLGVVVLLLVLLGLFTLSWRMHEFRVTGEIVEVRSGVVFRTHRKARLDRIQGINISRPLVPRLFGTAKLEIAQAGNDANVQLAYLGAKAADDLRQRILVLASGAKDPEQSRSAAAAGGVFQGRVDDFLAPELDPEAVHASRVVRVHPGRLIASMLLSGTTVVILLLVVAIIVSISLTGQYFLLVSLFPAVIGAGGYYVRKFSKSLRYTIAETRDGIRIGFGLFSTSNETLPPGRIHAVSVAQPLLWRPFGWWDVRINRATNAGNGASTNQQVSSIVLPVGTAADVRQVLEIILPELVGSAVVGPAASMERLREGSAEAVGVVDDSLTTTGDRGGFVHSPRRGRWLRPFSASRNGYRFVPGAVLLRLGAVWRSLVVVPLPRVQSVKVTQGPVERALRLASVHVHTVSGPVSARVGALDAGDAQRLWSGTTERAVEAAAADTTHRWRDGQEARPATDTSAHGHLVAGPGWGGRPDGRPRPAWLTQDGPPDWHGVPWPGAVR; from the coding sequence GTGACGTTCCGGCCCGACGCGCCCCTGCCCGCGCCGCCCCGCAAGGGCGACGCGGTGGCGGCAGCGCCCCTCACCGACGGCGAGTGGCACCGCCTGCACCCGCTCACGCCGCTGCTCAAGGGCGGCATCTTCCTCGTCGTCATCCTCGGCTACGTGCTCAACAACCTGCGCGACCAGATCGTCGAGGTCTTCATCCCGGGCGAGGGCGGCCCGCAGGAGGACGGCGACCCGGTCCGCTACGTCTACGAGCACGGGGTCGTCGGCTGGGTGCTGCTCGGCGTGGTCGTGCTCCTCCTGGTGCTGCTGGGGCTCTTCACCCTCTCCTGGCGGATGCACGAGTTCCGGGTGACCGGCGAGATCGTCGAGGTCCGCTCGGGCGTCGTGTTCCGCACGCACCGCAAGGCCCGGCTCGACCGCATCCAGGGCATCAACATCTCCCGCCCGCTCGTCCCGCGGCTGTTCGGCACGGCGAAGCTCGAGATCGCGCAGGCCGGCAACGACGCGAACGTCCAGCTCGCCTACCTCGGGGCCAAGGCGGCGGACGACCTGCGGCAGCGCATCCTCGTGCTGGCCTCGGGCGCGAAGGACCCGGAGCAGTCCCGGTCCGCCGCGGCCGCCGGCGGGGTCTTCCAGGGGCGCGTCGACGACTTCCTCGCCCCGGAGCTCGATCCCGAGGCCGTGCACGCGAGCCGCGTCGTCCGGGTGCACCCCGGTCGCCTCATCGCGTCGATGCTGCTCTCCGGCACGACGGTCGTCATCCTGCTGCTCGTCGTCGCGATCATCGTGAGCATCAGCCTGACCGGGCAGTACTTCCTGCTCGTGTCGCTGTTCCCCGCCGTCATCGGCGCCGGCGGCTACTACGTCCGCAAGTTCTCGAAGTCGCTCCGGTACACGATCGCGGAGACCCGCGACGGCATCCGGATCGGCTTCGGGCTGTTCTCGACCTCGAACGAGACGCTGCCGCCCGGACGCATCCACGCCGTGAGCGTCGCGCAGCCGCTGCTCTGGCGGCCGTTCGGCTGGTGGGACGTCCGCATCAACCGGGCGACGAACGCCGGCAACGGGGCCTCCACGAACCAGCAGGTGTCGTCCATCGTGCTGCCCGTCGGCACGGCCGCGGACGTCCGTCAGGTGCTCGAGATCATCCTGCCGGAGCTGGTCGGCTCGGCCGTCGTCGGCCCGGCGGCGTCGATGGAGCGTCTGCGCGAGGGCTCGGCCGAGGCGGTGGGCGTCGTCGACGACAGCCTCACCACCACCGGCGACCGCGGCGGCTTCGTGCACTCGCCGCGCCGTGGCCGGTGGCTGCGGCCGTTCTCGGCGTCGCGGAACGGGTACCGCTTCGTGCCGGGTGCCGTGCTGCTGCGGCTCGGTGCCGTCTGGCGCTCGCTCGTCGTGGTCCCGCTGCCGCGCGTGCAGAGCGTCAAGGTGACGCAGGGGCCGGTGGAGCGGGCGCTCCGGCTGGCGTCGGTGCACGTGCACACCGTGTCGGGTCCGGTGTCCGCCCGCGTCGGTGCGCTCGACGCGGGGGACGCGCAGCGCCTCTGGTCGGGCACGACGGAGCGCGCGGTCGAGGCCGCGGCCGCCGACACCACGCACCGCTGGCGCGACGGCCAGGAGGCCCGCCCAGCCACCGACACGTCGGCGCACGGTCACCTGGTGGCCGGGCCGGGCTGGGGAGGCCGGCCCGACGGCCGGCCGAGGCCCGCGTGGCTGACGCAGGACGGGCCTCCCGACTGGCACGGGGTCCCGTGGCCGGGAGCCGTCCGGTGA
- a CDS encoding SRPBCC family protein, giving the protein MPQIIETVDVNVPVRAAYDQWTRFEEFPTFLDEVEKIVQVDDTTTDWTVKVAGQERSFRALITEQHPDERVAWTVNDGETDHAGVVTFHKLSDAETRVTVQIDWQPSGILEKLGSAVGVGGHAVKKDLQNYKERVEAAPTADGWRGDVQA; this is encoded by the coding sequence ATGCCCCAGATCATCGAGACCGTCGACGTCAACGTCCCCGTCCGCGCCGCCTACGACCAGTGGACCCGCTTCGAGGAGTTCCCCACGTTCCTCGACGAGGTCGAGAAGATCGTCCAGGTCGACGACACCACGACCGACTGGACCGTCAAGGTCGCCGGCCAGGAGCGTTCGTTCCGTGCGCTCATCACCGAGCAGCACCCCGACGAGCGTGTCGCGTGGACCGTCAATGACGGCGAGACCGACCACGCCGGCGTCGTGACCTTCCACAAGCTCTCGGACGCCGAGACCCGTGTCACCGTGCAGATCGACTGGCAGCCCTCGGGCATCCTCGAGAAGCTCGGCTCCGCGGTCGGCGTCGGGGGCCACGCCGTCAAGAAGGACCTGCAGAACTACAAGGAGCGCGTCGAGGCGGCCCCCACGGCCGACGGCTGGCGCGGAGACGTCCAGGCGTAG
- the cspE gene encoding transcription antiterminator/RNA stability regulator CspE yields MATGTVKWFNNEKGFGFIAPDDGSADVFAHFSAIGGNGYKSLEENQKVEFEITEGRKGPQAENITVIG; encoded by the coding sequence ATGGCAACTGGAACTGTCAAGTGGTTCAACAACGAAAAGGGCTTCGGCTTCATTGCGCCGGACGACGGCAGCGCTGACGTCTTCGCCCACTTCTCCGCGATCGGTGGCAACGGCTACAAGTCGCTCGAGGAGAACCAGAAGGTCGAATTCGAGATCACCGAGGGCCGCAAGGGCCCGCAGGCGGAGAACATCACCGTCATCGGCTGA
- the lysS gene encoding lysine--tRNA ligase: MTDETAPTETAIADAAALVEQETSEQRQVRLDKRARLLESGVEAYPAELPLTTTIPAVREQYADLETGQETEDVVGVAGRIVFSRNTGKLCFATLQSGDGARVQAMVSLAEVGDESLARWKEFVDLGDHVFVHGRVISSRRGELSIMVDEWAIAAKAILPLPNLHNELNEETRVRQRYLDLIVRDDARRTVRARAAVMASLRATFAAHEYLEVETPMLQTQHGGASARPFVTHSNAFDTELFLRIAPELFLKRAVVGGIDRVFEINRNFRNEGADSSHSPEFAMVEAYQAYGNYEQMADLTQELVQNATRAVTGGSLVVTLPDGSEYDLGGEWARMDMYGSLSEAAGREITPETPLSELQALAAAEGVEVAHATHGKYVEELWEHFNGDRLHAPTFVMNFPVDTSPLTRQHRTRPGVVEKWDLYVRGFELGTAYSELVDPVVQRERFVEQARLAANGDPEAMRVDEDFLRALEHAMPPSGGMGMGIDRLLMAITGLGIRETILFPLVK, translated from the coding sequence ATGACCGACGAGACCGCCCCCACCGAGACCGCGATCGCCGACGCCGCCGCCCTGGTCGAACAGGAGACCAGCGAGCAGCGACAGGTACGCCTCGACAAGCGTGCGCGGCTGCTCGAGTCCGGTGTCGAGGCCTACCCGGCCGAGCTGCCCCTCACGACGACGATCCCCGCGGTCCGCGAGCAGTACGCCGACCTCGAGACCGGCCAGGAGACCGAGGACGTCGTCGGTGTCGCCGGTCGCATCGTGTTCTCCCGCAACACCGGCAAGCTCTGCTTCGCCACGCTGCAGTCCGGCGACGGGGCCCGCGTCCAGGCGATGGTCTCGCTGGCCGAGGTCGGCGACGAGTCGCTGGCCCGCTGGAAGGAGTTCGTCGACCTCGGCGACCACGTGTTCGTGCACGGACGGGTGATCTCCTCCCGCCGCGGCGAGCTGAGCATCATGGTCGACGAGTGGGCGATCGCGGCCAAGGCGATCCTGCCGCTGCCGAACCTGCACAACGAGCTCAACGAGGAGACCCGCGTCCGCCAGCGGTACCTCGACCTCATCGTCCGCGACGACGCCCGTCGGACCGTCCGTGCCCGCGCCGCCGTGATGGCCTCGCTCCGGGCGACCTTCGCCGCGCACGAGTACCTCGAGGTCGAGACCCCGATGCTGCAGACCCAGCACGGTGGCGCCTCGGCCCGGCCGTTCGTCACGCACTCGAACGCCTTCGACACGGAGCTGTTCCTCCGCATCGCACCCGAGCTGTTCCTCAAGCGCGCCGTCGTCGGCGGCATCGACCGGGTGTTCGAGATCAACCGGAACTTCCGCAACGAGGGCGCCGACTCGTCGCACTCGCCCGAGTTCGCGATGGTCGAGGCGTACCAGGCGTACGGCAACTACGAGCAGATGGCCGACCTGACGCAGGAACTCGTGCAGAACGCCACGCGCGCGGTCACCGGCGGATCGCTGGTCGTCACGCTGCCCGACGGCTCGGAGTACGACCTCGGGGGCGAGTGGGCCCGGATGGACATGTACGGGTCCCTGTCCGAGGCCGCCGGTCGCGAGATCACGCCCGAGACGCCGCTGTCCGAGCTGCAGGCGCTCGCCGCGGCCGAGGGCGTCGAGGTCGCGCACGCCACGCACGGCAAGTACGTCGAGGAGCTCTGGGAGCACTTCAACGGCGACCGGCTGCACGCCCCGACCTTCGTCATGAACTTCCCGGTGGACACCTCGCCGCTCACCCGGCAGCACCGCACCCGTCCGGGCGTCGTCGAGAAGTGGGACCTGTACGTCCGCGGCTTCGAGCTCGGCACCGCGTACTCGGAGCTCGTCGACCCGGTCGTGCAGCGCGAACGCTTCGTCGAGCAGGCACGGCTCGCCGCCAACGGCGACCCCGAGGCGATGCGCGTCGACGAGGACTTCCTCCGCGCGCTCGAGCACGCGATGCCGCCGTCGGGTGGCATGGGCATGGGCATCGACCGCCTGCTCATGGCGATCACGGGCCTGGGCATCCGCGAGACGATCCTGTTCCCGCTCGTCAAGTAG